From a single Chlorocebus sabaeus isolate Y175 chromosome X, mChlSab1.0.hap1, whole genome shotgun sequence genomic region:
- the LOC103231914 gene encoding putative protein SSX8 isoform X3: MNGDNAFAKRPRDNAKTSKKRSKAFDDIAKYFSKKEWEKMNYSEKISYVYMKRNYEAMTKLGFNVTLPPFMRNKQATDFQGNDSDNDRNHRNQGERPQMTFGKLQRIIPKDPKEGNMPGPTDCVRESSWWFMKRSATLRKTTSNSPQGYDTCP; encoded by the exons ATGAATGGAGACAACGCCTTTGCAAAGAGACCCAGGGATAATGCTAAAACATCAAAGAAGAGAAGCAAG gcctTCGATGATATTGCCAAGTACTTCTCTAAGAAAGAGTGGGAAAAGATGAACTACTCGGAGAAAATCAGCTATGTGTACATGAAGAGAAACTATGAGGCCATGACTAAACTAG gtttcaaTGTCACTCTCCCACCTTTCATGCGTAATAAACAGGCCACAGACTTCCAGGGGAATGATTCTGATAATGACCGTAACCACAGGAATCAGG GTGAACGTCCTCAGATGACTTTTGGCAAGCTCCAGAGAATCATCCCGAAG GACCCAAAAGAGGGAAACATGCCTGGACCCACAGACTGCGTGAGAGAAAGCAGCTGGTGGTTTATGAAGAGATCAGCGACCCTGAGGAAGACAACGAGTAACTCC cctcagggaTATGACACATGCCCATGA
- the LOC103231914 gene encoding putative protein SSX8 isoform X2, which produces MNGDNAFAKRPRDNAKTSKKRSKAFDDIAKYFSKKEWEKMNYSEKISYVYMKRNYEAMTKLGFNVTLPPFMRNKQATDFQGNDSDNDRNHRNQGERPQMTFGKLQRIIPKIIPKKPAEEGNDSKGVPEASDPQNNGKQLCPPGKPNTSEKINKRSGPKRGKHAWTHRLRERKQLVVYEEISDPEEDNE; this is translated from the exons ATGAATGGAGACAACGCCTTTGCAAAGAGACCCAGGGATAATGCTAAAACATCAAAGAAGAGAAGCAAG gcctTCGATGATATTGCCAAGTACTTCTCTAAGAAAGAGTGGGAAAAGATGAACTACTCGGAGAAAATCAGCTATGTGTACATGAAGAGAAACTATGAGGCCATGACTAAACTAG gtttcaaTGTCACTCTCCCACCTTTCATGCGTAATAAACAGGCCACAGACTTCCAGGGGAATGATTCTGATAATGACCGTAACCACAGGAATCAGG GTGAACGTCCTCAGATGACTTTTGGCAAGCTCCAGAGAATCATCCCGAAG ATCATACCCAAGAAGCCAGCAGAGGAAGGAAATGATTCAAAGGGAGTGCCAGAAGCATCTGACCCACAAAACAATGGGAAACAGCTGTGCCCCCCGGGGAAACCAAATACCTCTGAGAAGATTAACAAGAGATCTG GACCCAAAAGAGGGAAACATGCCTGGACCCACAGACTGCGTGAGAGAAAGCAGCTGGTGGTTTATGAAGAGATCAGCGACCCTGAGGAAGACAACGAGTAA
- the LOC103231914 gene encoding putative protein SSX8 isoform X1 produces MNGDNAFAKRPRDNAKTSKKRSKNPWRQVCDPALHLVTLSPFWKVGREPASSIKALLCAMGEARAFDDIAKYFSKKEWEKMNYSEKISYVYMKRNYEAMTKLGFNVTLPPFMRNKQATDFQGNDSDNDRNHRNQGERPQMTFGKLQRIIPKIIPKKPAEEGNDSKGVPEASDPQNNGKQLCPPGKPNTSEKINKRSGPKRGKHAWTHRLRERKQLVVYEEISDPEEDNE; encoded by the exons ATGAATGGAGACAACGCCTTTGCAAAGAGACCCAGGGATAATGCTAAAACATCAAAGAAGAGAAGCAAG AATCCCTGGAGACAAGTCTGTGACCCTGCACTACATTTGGTGACTCTCAGTCCATTCTGGAAGGTGGGAAGAGAGCCAGCCAGCAGCATTAAAGCCCTACTGTGTGCCATGGGAGAAGCTAGG gcctTCGATGATATTGCCAAGTACTTCTCTAAGAAAGAGTGGGAAAAGATGAACTACTCGGAGAAAATCAGCTATGTGTACATGAAGAGAAACTATGAGGCCATGACTAAACTAG gtttcaaTGTCACTCTCCCACCTTTCATGCGTAATAAACAGGCCACAGACTTCCAGGGGAATGATTCTGATAATGACCGTAACCACAGGAATCAGG GTGAACGTCCTCAGATGACTTTTGGCAAGCTCCAGAGAATCATCCCGAAG ATCATACCCAAGAAGCCAGCAGAGGAAGGAAATGATTCAAAGGGAGTGCCAGAAGCATCTGACCCACAAAACAATGGGAAACAGCTGTGCCCCCCGGGGAAACCAAATACCTCTGAGAAGATTAACAAGAGATCTG GACCCAAAAGAGGGAAACATGCCTGGACCCACAGACTGCGTGAGAGAAAGCAGCTGGTGGTTTATGAAGAGATCAGCGACCCTGAGGAAGACAACGAGTAA